The segment AACGGATACGGGGCGGATATGCTCTGCCACTGCGGCGATCTCTGCTCGCCCTTCGTCATCGAGCGTCTCGCCGCCTTCGAGGGACCGGTCCATGTCGTCTTCGGAAACAACGAGGGGGATCGTTTCACCATCGAGCGCGTGGCGGAACGCTTCGCCAACGTGCGACTCCACGGCGAGGTCGGTTTCGTCGAGATCCCGGAGGGGACGATCGCCATCACGCACCGGCCGGAATTCGCCTTCGAGCTGGCGTCGACGGGCAGTTACCTCGCCGTCTTCTTCGGCCACACGCACCGCCGCGAGCGGCGCACGGTGTGCAACACGACGCTGCTCAATCCGGGCGAGCTGATGGGGCTTCGCGAAACGCCTGGCTGGATCGTCTTCGATACGGAGACGGGCGTCGAGGAGATCTTCACCGTCGGCGAGGAGACCGCCTGAACGGCGGTGCGGCGCCGCGTTCCCGGATGAACGTCTCCGCCTCGGCGGCGTCGGGGATCGCCGTTCGCCCGCCGAGTTCTCTGCAGGCCATCGCGGCGACGGCGTTGGAGAAGACGGCCGCACGGCGCGCCTCCCACCCCTCGAGGACGGCGTGAAGCCAGGCGCCGTGGAAGACGTCTCCCGCCCCCGTCGTGTCGACGGCCTCGACGGCGAATCCCGGCGTATCGAACCGTTCCCCCTCCGCGAGGGTCGCGCAGCCGCGCTCGCCGAGCGTGACGACGGCCGATCTTGGCCGGAACGCGGCGATCGCCTCGAGGGCGTCGTCGATCGTGCCGCCCGGCGCGATCTGCCCCGCGAAGACCTCGCTGGCGACGATGTGGTCGCAGAAAGGAAGGAGCGCCTGCACGCCCTCCCGGAGCGTCCCGGCGTCGATCACGACGGGAACGCCCGCCTCGCGCGCGATCCGGACCGCGACGAGGGCCGCGGCCGGCTCGAGGGAATCGACGAGGAGGCCCCTCGCCGTTTTCACACGCTCGGGATCGACGGCGCGCGGATCGAGCGGCCGGAGCGTTCCGCGCGACCAGAGGATCGTGCGGTCCGCCGACACCCGATCGACCATGATGAAGGCGAACTGAGAAGACGCGCCGGGTTGCCGTTCGACGAGGGAGACGTCGACCGACTCCGCCCGGAGCTCGTCGAGCGTCCGGCGTCCAGCGTCGTCGCCGCCGACCGTCCCGACGAAGCAGACACGGCGACCGAGCCGCGCGAGCGTGACCGCGGCGGTCGCCGCCGGTCCCCCGCCCTGGACGATCAGGCGCTCCAGCTCGAGTTTGGTGTTTTTCGCGGGAAGGTGCGGCACGATGCCGAGATAGTCGATCGCCACGTGCCCCAGGCAGACGACCGGGCCCTCCCCGCTCACGGCGTCCGCTTCCCGGCCTCCCTCGACCGCAGGAAGGCGACGACCGATTCGACGATCAGCCAGAGGATCAGCGCGAGAAGCATCCCGCCGACGATGAGCAGCGGCCAGCTGCGCGATGCCAGGTTCTGTCGCAGCTTGATGATCATCGCCGCCATGGCGATGACCATCATCGCCGCCATCGGCACCGCCGTGTAGCGGATCGGCTTGCCGCGGCGGAAGAGGACGAGCGAGACGGCGAGGAGTCCGAGCGCGCCGAGCATCTGGTTCGTCGTGCCGAACAGCTCCCAGAGCGCGAGCCCGACGGGCCGGCCGTCGACCGTCATGAGGCTGAAGTACCCGACGCCGACGACGGCGGCGAACGAGGCGGCGAAGCGGTTGCGCAGGAACGCGATGCCCAGCCCCTCGCCGAGCTCCTCGAGATTGTACCGGAGCAGCCGCGTCCCCGAGTCGAGCGTGGTCATGGCGAATCCGACCGCCATGACGACGATGAAGCTCTCGGCGATCCCCACCGGTATCCCGATCCTCGACACGAAGGCTCCCGCCCCGACGACGAAGGCCTCCATCTTCGGGCCGAGTCCCGCGGCGGCGCTCCATGATGCGTAGTGGCCCGACCACGCCTCCCGCGAGATCCCCGCCGTGCAGGCGATGACGACGACCATGGCGAGAAGCCCCTCGGCCAGCATCCCTCCGTATCCGATCGGCAGTGCATGCGTCTCGCGGTCGATCTGCTTCGCCGTCGTTCCCGTGGCAACGAGGCTGTGGAAGCCGGAGATCGCGCCGCAGGCGACCGTGATGAAGAGGAACGGAAAGATCGGGGGCGCCCCGGTGTCGGCCGCGTTCAGCGCGGGCGCCGTGAATTCGGGCCGCGCGATGAAGAGCCCCGCGTACATCAGCACCATCCCGACGACGAGCTGGTAGGCGTTGAGGTAATCGCGCGGCTGCAGGAGCAGCCAGACGGGCAGCACCGATGCGGCGAAGGCATAGGCGATGAGGATCCAGACCCAGGTCGACTCGGCGATCCCGCCGACGGGAACGCGGATGCCCAGCCAGATCGAGGCGAACATCGCGATCAGGGCGACGATCGTCGCCGGGGCGAGGCGGGCCCGGAACCGGTAGACGAGGAGCCCGACGATGACGGCCAGCAGTATCAGCGCGGCGACGGGGATGACCGATTCGGGATGGGAGTAGGACGCGCCGCTCTCCGTGAAGAGCTGGGCGATGATCCTGACGAATGTGCCCATGCAGAGCGAGAGCGTGAAGAAGATGATGACGAGGAAGAGCAGATGGGCGCGTCGCCCGACGAGCGACCGGGTCACATCGCCGATCGAGCGGCCGCCGTTCCGCAGCGAGACGGCGAGCGCCGAGAGGTCGTGGACGCCGCCGATGAAGATCGACCCGAAGAGGATCCACAAGGCGGCCGGCAGCCATCCCCAGATCACGGCGATGGCGGGTCCGAGGATCGGCCCGAGGCCGGCGATCGAGGCGAAATGGTGGCCGAAGAGGATGATCGGCCGCGTGGGCACGAAATCGACGCCGTCCTCGCGCTCGTGTGCCGGCGTCCGGCGGGCCGGGTCGAGGGACAGGATGCGGTCGCCGATGAAACGGGCGTAGAACCGGTAGGCGAGAAGATAGGCGACGATGGTGATCAGCGCGACGAGGAGTGAGTTCATCTCCGGGCTCCTTTCCGGTGACGGAACCACGACATGGTAGCGCACCGGCGAAGGAGCCGGCAACGGGAAAGGAAACGCCGGCGCCTTCCGCCTTGCGGCGGGCGGAACCATGGCGTATCATCCCGGAACGGAGGAGAAACTCGTGATCGTGGAAAAACGGTTTTGTCCCTTCTGCGGCGAACGTCTCTCGACGAAGACGAACGAGGGCCGCGTCCGCCTGTGGTGCGGCGCCGAGTCGCGATTCGTCTACGAGAATCCCGTCCCGGCCGCCACCGGCATCGTCCGGGACGAATCGGGACGAATCCTCCTGGTCAGGCGGAACCGCGAGCCGCGGGCGGGGATGTGGTCGCTGCCGGGGGGATTCGTGGAGCACGGCGAGAGCCCGGCCGAGGCCGCGGAGCGCGAGCTCGAGGAGGAAACCGGCCTTCACGTCCTCGGAGCCGGGCTCCTCGACGTGATCTACGAGGAAAGCGAGTTCTACGGGACGAGCCTGCTGATCATCGGCTATCGCTTCGACTCGTGGACGGGAACGCCGACGGCGGGGGACGACGCCTCGGAGGTCGGATTCTTCGATCCCGGCGCCATGCCGCCACTCGCCTTCCGCAGCCACCTCGCGCTCGTCGACGAGTGGCGCCGGACTCAGGAACCGGACAGCCGGTAACCGTCGATCTCCTCGTCATCCGCCGGCACCACCTCGACCGTTTGCTCCGTTCCGTTCCGGCGCAGGGCGATCGTCACGGGCGGATTCCTCCTGCCGTCGCCGTATCTCGCCGTTATCCTCGCCGCCGTCTCGAGTTCCTTCTCGTCGGGGTCACCCAGTATCACCGTCGTCGGGCCGGGCGCGGAGACCGTGACTGCGAGCCACTCGCCGGACCACTCCCGTTCGAGATACTCGTTTTCCCGCTTGTCTCGCCCGACGACGATCCTGGCGTCGGGCGAGATGCGGAAATGCCGCCCCGTCGAGAGGAGAACGGCCTCCTCCCGCGTGATCGCGGCCGGCCGGCGCCGGCCGACGAGATCGCGGAACTTCACCGCGTAGGGAATGTCGGTCAGGGCGCACCCGCCCGCCGGCGAGGCGTACGGCCCGATCTCGAGCTCCTCGGCGAGCTGCATCTGGCGGCGGCGGGACCGTCCGCGGATATCGAGCAGCCGCTCCCGGTCGACGAGCCCCTCCTTCTCGGGGATCGTCGGCTCGAGCAGCTTCGCGCACAGCGGACGGAGAAGCCGTCCCTCGAGACCGCTCTCCTGCTCGACCGTCTCCATCGCCTGCCGGTGCTGCGACATCGGCCGCTGTCCCAGCACCTCGCCGGTGAAGACGAAGTCCGCCCCCGTCTCCTCCATCCGCCGCCGGGCCAGGCGAAGCATGAAGATCCGGCAGTCGATGCAGGGGTTGACGTTGGCCCCGTAGCCGTGGGGCGGGTCGAGGAGGAGTTCGAGATATTCCGTCGAGAGGTCGACGCACTCCACGGGGATGCCGAGCGCGGCCGTGAGCTCGCGCTCCCTGTTGTCGAGATATTCGCGCAGCGACCCGGCGCCGTCGACGAGCCAGCGGAACACCGACTGCGAGAATCCCACGTAGCAGGAAAGTCCCCGGACCTCGATATCCTGCCGCCTGACGAGAGCGACGGCGAGCATCGAATCGAGGCCGCCGGAAACCATGCCGATTGCGCGTACCGTACGCATCGCGAACCGCCTTTCCCGTCCAGGGTGCCGCCGCGATCGAGGATACACGATCCGTGCGCGCGCGCGCAAGGATCCCCGCGGCCGGTTCGCGCGAGGGCGGCCGGCGCACCGGTCACAGCGCCCGACCGAAGGCCCGCCTGAGGCCCGCGCCGAACCGGTTGACGGCGAGGCAGACGGCGAAGATCAGGAATCCGGGAGCGAAGGCGGCGGCCGGCGCGCGACGGATGAGGACCTGCGCGTTGCGGAGCATGTTGCCCCATGTCGGCAACGGCGGCTGGATCCCGTAGCCGAGGAAGCTCAACGCGCTCTCGACGAGGATCGCGTTTGCGAAGAGGACCGTCGCCGCGACGATCACGGGCGGCATGGCCTGCGGGAGAAGATGCCGGAAAGCGATCGAGGGCCCCCGTGCCCCGAGGGAGCGCGCGGCGGAAACGTATTCCTCCTCGCGAAGGGAAAGGAAGGTGGCCCGGACGACCCGGGCCGTCTCCATCCACGATGTCGCGCCGATCAGCAGCGGCACCGTCGCGATCCCTCCCCCGCCCGCCGCCGCGACGACGAGGATGACGAGAAAGACCGGGATCGAAAGGAAGAGATCGACGAGCGATGAAACGGCGGCGTCGACGGCTCCCCCGGCCCATCCGGCGAGCGCGCCGAGAACGATCCCCGCCGCGGAGGCGACGGCGACGGCGAGAAAGGCCGTTCCGAGCGTGAACCGGCCTCCGTAGAGGAGCCGCGTGAGCAGATCCCTGCCGAGCTCGTCGGTGCCGAGAACGTGATCGGGCGACGGGGACGCCAGCACGGCGTCGAGATCGATGGTGTCGCGTTCCCAGGGCGTGAAGAGCGGCGCCAGCGCCGCGAGGAGCAGGACGAGCGCGACCAGCCCGCCTGCGGCGAGCGCGGCGCGGTCGCTGGCGAGACGCGGCACGACCCCGCGCACGGGCGTTCTTTCCTCCCCGGCGGCGCCGACTCGACGCGTCATCTCGCCTCCCCCCGGAGCGTCGCCCGCGCCTCCCGGCCGAGGGCGGCCTCCCCGGGAACGAAACGGGGATCGGCGATCATGCAGAGGATGTCCCCGGCGAGGTTGAAGAGGATGATGAGCATCGAGGCGACGACGGCGATCCCGAGCACGCGCGTGTAGTCGTGCCGCTGGAGCCCCTCGTAGAAGAGGCGGCCCATCCCCGGCCAGGCGAAAACCGTCTCCAGCGTGACGGCGCCGGTGAAAAGGACGGGTGCCTGCATGACGACGACGGAGATCACCGGCAGGAGGGCGTTGCGCATCGCGTGCTTGAAGAGGATCGTCCGCTCGGCGAGGCCCTTTGCCCTGGCCGTCCGCAGGAATTCCCCCTCGAGCGCCGAGGCGACGGCGCCGCGCACGTAACGGCTCCACGCGGCGAAGAGGGAGAAGGCCAGGATGAGCGACGGGAGCGCGAGATGCCGCAACCGGTCGATTGCCCCCGCCGCGCCGATCGTTTCGCGGCCCCCGGCGGGAAGAACGCCGAGCTTGACGGAGAAGAGGGCGATCGCCATCAAGCCGAGCCAGAAGACGGGAACGGACATCCCCGCGGCGGCGAGCAGCGAGACGCACTGGTCGACGAGTCCCCCCCGCCTGAGCGCGGCGAGGGAGCCCGCCAGGAGAGCGGCGGCCAGCGCGACGAGGAACGCCGCCCCCATGAGCTCGAGCGTCGCCGGCACGCGATCGAGGATCATGCGCGAGACGGGCTGCCCCGTCACGTAGCTCGCCCCGAAATCGAAACGCAGGAAGACCTGGCGGAACCAGAGGCCGTACTGCACGGGGAGGGACCGGTCGAGGCCGTAGTTCGCGCGGATGCGGGCGAGATCCTCGCCCGTGACCTTCGGATTCTGCGTGAGGAGTCCGGCCGGGCCTCCCGGGGCGAGATGGAGCAGCGCGAAGGCGAGCATCGATACGAGGATGACGAGGGGCACCGTCCGCAACAGCCTGAAAAGCACGAGCCGTCTCACGCGCCGCCCCTCCCCTCCGCGGCGGGGCCGATCGACCCTGCCTGCCCCGCCCGCCGCGGCGGATCGAGTTTGAACCGCTCGCCGGCGCGCGGGATCGCCGTATCGACGCCCCGCCGCCGCAGGGTGTCGGCGAGAACGCTCGCCTCTCCCATCTCGCCGTGCACGAGGAAGACGCGCCGCACGTTTCCGATCCGATCCAGCCACCTGGTCAATCCCTCCCGGTCCGCGTGGCCGGAGAAGCATTCGAAGGAGGCGATGCGCATCGTCGGCGTCATCCATTCCCGCTTTGTCTTCCCGCCCTCGCGTCGGACGACCATGACGGGACTCTCGCCGTTGCGCAGCCGGGCGCCGAGCGAGCCGGGCGAACACCAGCCGACGAGACAGAGCAGGTTCGTCTCGTCGTCGATCATGCGCGCGAGGTGGCGCGGCGAGTTGGCGTATTCGAGATCGCCGCTCGATGTGACGAAGACGGCGGGCTCGTGCAACCGCGCGTGCACGGCCATCGTCGTGCGGCTCTTCACCTCGCGCAGCGACGGGAAGGAGAGCAGCCGCCCTCTTAGCGAACGCGCGTAGGGAGACAGCGCGTCCGGATACCGCCGGTAGATCGCCGTGATGCTGCGCGCCGTCGGGCTGTCCGACCAGACGATCGTTCCCGGAGGGATCTCTTTCCGATCCATCGCCTCCTGGATCGCGGCGATGACCTCCTGCGTCTTGCCGAGCGTGAAGGCGGGCACGAGCACGTCCCCCCCGCGTTCGAGAGTCCGCCCGACCTCGCGGGCGAAACGGCGGCGCGCCTCGTTCGCTCCGGCCTCCCGGACCGAACCCCCGTACGTGGACTCCATGACGACGTAATCCGCCGCGCCGATCGATCCGTGCGGCGGCGCGAGGAGCAGGTTGTCTCCGCCGATGTCCCCCGAGAACACGACGACGACGGTGTCATCGTTTGCCGGCAACCCGGCGACGATCGACGCCGCGCCGAGGAGATGTCCCGCCCGCACGAAACGGAACCGGCAGCCGCCCGCGACGAAGGAGCTGTCGAACCCGACCGGCGTCAGCAGCTCGATCGTCCGCTTGATCGCCTCTTTCCGCTCGGCGCCCCGCGAAAGGTTTCCGCTCATGCGAAGCATGACGAGGGTCAGATCGGCGGTCGGCGCCGTGCAGAACACGGGGCCGGCGAATCCCGCCTCGACGAGTTCCGGGAGGCGCCCGCAATGATCGAGATGCGCATGGGTGAGGATGAGGAAATCGAGCGTTTCCGGGCGGGGCGGCAGCGGGGCGTTTGGCGGGCCGAAGATCCCGCAGTCGACGGCGAACCTGGAGACCGCCGTCTCGGCGAGGATGCACGAGCCGCCGACCGTTTGCGCGCCGCCGACGAAAACAAGCGACGGCGAACCTGCCCCGCCCCCCGCGGGGAAAGCGAATATCAGCATCGCGGCGACTGCCGCGAGAAGGAGGTCCGCCCGACGTCGATTCGTGTTCTCGCTCTTCACTCGAGCCGCCATTCGGCCGCGTTCCAGGTGTCGCCCGACTGTGTGGGATTCGGCCGGTAGTTGCGGAGCCGGACCGGCATCGCGTCGAGCTGCGTCACCCACAGGAGGGGAATGATCGGCACTTCCTCGGCGATGATCGCCGAGACGCCGGCGTAGATCCGTCGCCGCTCGTCGGGGTCGAAGGTGGCCGATCCGAGCGCGAGGAGTTTCGTGAGCTCTTCGTTCCGTATGCGCGAATTGTTCTGCCCGGCCGGCGGGATGTAGTCGGCCGAGTACGTTCCCTGCTTCGTCGAGGGATCGGGAGGCGAGAGGAAGGCGTAGAGCGCGATGTCGAACCGCCCCCGCTTGAGGACGCCGCCGTCGTCCCATCCGGCGTAGAGGACCGTCGGGTGGTGATTGCGGATCGTGAGATCGACGCCGATCCTCCGGAACTGCTCCCGGAGAACGACCTCGGTCCGCTCCCTGTTGAGACGTCCCGCGGTCGTCGTGATCTCGAGCGACAGGGGGCGCCCCTCCTTCTCCCTGATCCCGTCGCCGTCCGCGTCCCTCCATCCCGCCTCCCGGAGGAGACGGCGCGCCCCGTCGGGATCGTACGGATTGTGCTCCGCGGCGAATCCCGTATGGTAGGGCGAGGACGGATGATCGTCCTCCCAGGCGGGAATCCATACGCCATCGTAGATCTTCCCGGAGATCTCGGCGCGGTCGACCGCGAGGGCGAGGGCCCGCCGCACGCGCCTGTCGGCGAGAACGGGATGGTCGAGATTGAGATCGAGGTGCTCGTTGAAGAGGGCCGCGTTCCGATAGACCCGCACGTCGGTCAAAGACGACGCGACGTCGAGGAGCGCGTTCGGAGCATTGTCGATCGCATCGATCTCCCCCGCCTCGAGCTGCATGAGGAGCGCGTTCCCGTCGGGCACGAAAACGAGCACGATCTCGGCGATCCCCGGTCCTTCCCCGTAGTAGCGGGGATTCGCCTCGAGACGGATGTGCGACCCGGCCACCCACTCGCGGAAGACGAATGGCCCCGAGCCGACCGGCGCGCGGTTGAAGGGATCCGAGGCGAAGCCGGGACCGAGACTCTTCTCGAGGAGGTGCCGGGGCAGCACCGATTCGTCGTAGAAGCAGTCGCCGACGAAGTTCGCGTAGACCTCGCGCAGGTGGAAGACGACGGTGAAGGAATTCGGCGTCTCGATCCGGTCGATCACGTCCCATCCCTGGCGGGTCTCGACGTTGATCTCCGGGTGCGTCATCACCCGCCAGGTGAATTCGACGTCGCCGGAGGTGAGCGGCACGCCGTCGTGCCACATCGCGTTCTGCCTGAGTCGGTAGGTGTAGCGGAGATGATCCGGCGAGACGAGCCCGTTCTCGACGGTGGGTATCTCGCGGATCAGGTCGGGGACGAGTTGCATCGCGTCGTCGTGCCTGACGAACCTGCCGAAGAGGAGATTGCACGCGTAGACGACGCTCACCATCGAGTTGAGCGCCTCGTTCAGGATCTCGGGCTCCTGCTGCATCCCGATGACGAGCCGGCCGCGAGGGCCGCCGACGCCGCGCGCGCCGTCGCCCGCGTCTTCTCTTCCCCCGCACCCGGCAAGCAGAATGACGATCGCCGCGGCGGCGGCCCGACGCGCCCTGGACGGGTTCCCCATATCCACCGATCCTCTCTTTGTTCCGTCCCTCAGCGGTCGTGGCCGGCGAACTCCCCGAAGGAGAGCCGCGGCGGCCGCTCTCGCTCTGCCTCGATCTGCTTCTCGCCGAGCAGGTCCGTGGCTTCCGGGTCGTGGCGCCCGACGACGATCAGCGTGATCACCGTCATGCCCGGCGGGATTTCGAGCGCCCGCGCCACTTCCTCCTCGTCGAATCCGGCGATCGGATGCGCCACGAGGCCGAGTTCCGTCGCCCGGAGAACGAGGAAGGAGACCGAGAGCCCCGTATCGAACAGGTAGTACTCCCGCCCCTTCACCAGGCAGTCGAGCTCGTCCTTCGAATAGACGGCGACGATCATCGACGCGCGCCTGGCCCATTCGTTTCCCGGAGAGAGGGCGTCGAAGAGGCGGTCGAGCGTCTCGCCGCCGGTCACGAACCGGAATCGCCACGGCTGCTTGTTGAAGCAGGAGGGAGCCAGGGACGCGCACGTCGCGAGGTCGCGCACGAGCGAATCGTCGACGTCGACCGGGGCGAGCGCGCGATAGGCCCGACGCTGCTCGATCAGCTTCTTCACCGACATGTCGTCTCCTTCCGTCGGCCGCGCTCCTAGATGTACGCGTGGAGTCCGCCGAGGAACAGGTTGCCGAGAAACGAGAGCAGAATGATGACGAATCCGACGATCGCAAGGACGGCGAGGGTGCGGCCGAACCAGCGCCCGCGCATGTTCTGGTGCAGGAGCATGGTGTAGAAGAGCCAGATGACGAGCGCGCCGGTCTCCTTCGGATCCCAGCTCCAGAACCGCCCCCACGCGTTCTTCGCCCAGATCATGCCGGCGAAGAGGGCCCCCACGGTGAAGAGCGGATAGCCGATCCGGATCGAGCGGGAGATGATCTCCTCGACGAGATCGCGCGTCCGCCCGCGGCGGACGAGCCAGAAGATCCCGCCGCCCGCCGCCGTCAGGAACGCGCCCTCGGCGACGGCGGCAAGCGAGACGTGTATGTAGAACCAGTAGCTCTGCAGCGCGGGCATCAACTGCCGCGATATCTCCTTCGGCAGCATCGACGCGACGACCATCACCATCACGATGACCGGCGCGACGATCACCCCCGCCTCGAGATTGCCGAAACGGCGGATGATGACGATGAAGGCGAAAGCGACGGTCCAGGACATCGTCAGGGCGTATTCGTACATGTTCGAGAAGGGAGGATGCCCGGCGAGAACCCATCGCGTCGCGTAGCCCGCCGTCAGGAAGAGGAATCCGCCGATGAAGAGCGCCGCGCCCAGGCGGCCGAGCGCCCGCCGCCCGAACCCGAGAAACAGCGAGAAGACGGCGGTGGATCCCAGGAAGAGCCAGAAAGAGATCCAGAAGAGCTGTACGTCCGGTGTGCCGCTCATCGGTCGTCTCCCGTTTTCGGTATCGGCGCGACTCCGCCGACGGCCGCCGCGGCGAGAAGCCCGATCTCGTCGTCGAGACTCGACCGCCACCCGCCCCCCGCCTCGGCGATCACGAGCGCCTCCGGTTCGACGGCGCCCAGAAGCGAACGCCGCGTCGTCGAGT is part of the Candidatus Krumholzibacteriota bacterium genome and harbors:
- a CDS encoding YfcE family phosphodiesterase, whose protein sequence is MKIAVMSDTHDHLANLEAAIGRINGYGADMLCHCGDLCSPFVIERLAAFEGPVHVVFGNNEGDRFTIERVAERFANVRLHGEVGFVEIPEGTIAITHRPEFAFELASTGSYLAVFFGHTHRRERRTVCNTTLLNPGELMGLRETPGWIVFDTETGVEEIFTVGEETA
- a CDS encoding sugar kinase, encoding MSGEGPVVCLGHVAIDYLGIVPHLPAKNTKLELERLIVQGGGPAATAAVTLARLGRRVCFVGTVGGDDAGRRTLDELRAESVDVSLVERQPGASSQFAFIMVDRVSADRTILWSRGTLRPLDPRAVDPERVKTARGLLVDSLEPAAALVAVRIAREAGVPVVIDAGTLREGVQALLPFCDHIVASEVFAGQIAPGGTIDDALEAIAAFRPRSAVVTLGERGCATLAEGERFDTPGFAVEAVDTTGAGDVFHGAWLHAVLEGWEARRAAVFSNAVAAMACRELGGRTAIPDAAEAETFIRERGAAPPFRRSPRRR
- a CDS encoding carbon starvation protein A, coding for MNSLLVALITIVAYLLAYRFYARFIGDRILSLDPARRTPAHEREDGVDFVPTRPIILFGHHFASIAGLGPILGPAIAVIWGWLPAALWILFGSIFIGGVHDLSALAVSLRNGGRSIGDVTRSLVGRRAHLLFLVIIFFTLSLCMGTFVRIIAQLFTESGASYSHPESVIPVAALILLAVIVGLLVYRFRARLAPATIVALIAMFASIWLGIRVPVGGIAESTWVWILIAYAFAASVLPVWLLLQPRDYLNAYQLVVGMVLMYAGLFIARPEFTAPALNAADTGAPPIFPFLFITVACGAISGFHSLVATGTTAKQIDRETHALPIGYGGMLAEGLLAMVVVIACTAGISREAWSGHYASWSAAAGLGPKMEAFVVGAGAFVSRIGIPVGIAESFIVVMAVGFAMTTLDSGTRLLRYNLEELGEGLGIAFLRNRFAASFAAVVGVGYFSLMTVDGRPVGLALWELFGTTNQMLGALGLLAVSLVLFRRGKPIRYTAVPMAAMMVIAMAAMIIKLRQNLASRSWPLLIVGGMLLALILWLIVESVVAFLRSREAGKRTP
- a CDS encoding NUDIX hydrolase, which produces MVEKRFCPFCGERLSTKTNEGRVRLWCGAESRFVYENPVPAATGIVRDESGRILLVRRNREPRAGMWSLPGGFVEHGESPAEAAERELEEETGLHVLGAGLLDVIYEESEFYGTSLLIIGYRFDSWTGTPTAGDDASEVGFFDPGAMPPLAFRSHLALVDEWRRTQEPDSR
- a CDS encoding thiamine biosynthesis protein, translating into MRTVRAIGMVSGGLDSMLAVALVRRQDIEVRGLSCYVGFSQSVFRWLVDGAGSLREYLDNRERELTAALGIPVECVDLSTEYLELLLDPPHGYGANVNPCIDCRIFMLRLARRRMEETGADFVFTGEVLGQRPMSQHRQAMETVEQESGLEGRLLRPLCAKLLEPTIPEKEGLVDRERLLDIRGRSRRRQMQLAEELEIGPYASPAGGCALTDIPYAVKFRDLVGRRRPAAITREEAVLLSTGRHFRISPDARIVVGRDKRENEYLEREWSGEWLAVTVSAPGPTTVILGDPDEKELETAARITARYGDGRRNPPVTIALRRNGTEQTVEVVPADDEEIDGYRLSGS
- a CDS encoding ABC transporter permease, producing the protein MTRRVGAAGEERTPVRGVVPRLASDRAALAAGGLVALVLLLAALAPLFTPWERDTIDLDAVLASPSPDHVLGTDELGRDLLTRLLYGGRFTLGTAFLAVAVASAAGIVLGALAGWAGGAVDAAVSSLVDLFLSIPVFLVILVVAAAGGGGIATVPLLIGATSWMETARVVRATFLSLREEEYVSAARSLGARGPSIAFRHLLPQAMPPVIVAATVLFANAILVESALSFLGYGIQPPLPTWGNMLRNAQVLIRRAPAAAFAPGFLIFAVCLAVNRFGAGLRRAFGRAL
- a CDS encoding ABC transporter permease; translated protein: MRRLVLFRLLRTVPLVILVSMLAFALLHLAPGGPAGLLTQNPKVTGEDLARIRANYGLDRSLPVQYGLWFRQVFLRFDFGASYVTGQPVSRMILDRVPATLELMGAAFLVALAAALLAGSLAALRRGGLVDQCVSLLAAAGMSVPVFWLGLMAIALFSVKLGVLPAGGRETIGAAGAIDRLRHLALPSLILAFSLFAAWSRYVRGAVASALEGEFLRTARAKGLAERTILFKHAMRNALLPVISVVVMQAPVLFTGAVTLETVFAWPGMGRLFYEGLQRHDYTRVLGIAVVASMLIILFNLAGDILCMIADPRFVPGEAALGREARATLRGEAR
- a CDS encoding MBL fold metallo-hydrolase, whose protein sequence is MAARVKSENTNRRRADLLLAAVAAMLIFAFPAGGGAGSPSLVFVGGAQTVGGSCILAETAVSRFAVDCGIFGPPNAPLPPRPETLDFLILTHAHLDHCGRLPELVEAGFAGPVFCTAPTADLTLVMLRMSGNLSRGAERKEAIKRTIELLTPVGFDSSFVAGGCRFRFVRAGHLLGAASIVAGLPANDDTVVVVFSGDIGGDNLLLAPPHGSIGAADYVVMESTYGGSVREAGANEARRRFAREVGRTLERGGDVLVPAFTLGKTQEVIAAIQEAMDRKEIPPGTIVWSDSPTARSITAIYRRYPDALSPYARSLRGRLLSFPSLREVKSRTTMAVHARLHEPAVFVTSSGDLEYANSPRHLARMIDDETNLLCLVGWCSPGSLGARLRNGESPVMVVRREGGKTKREWMTPTMRIASFECFSGHADREGLTRWLDRIGNVRRVFLVHGEMGEASVLADTLRRRGVDTAIPRAGERFKLDPPRRAGQAGSIGPAAEGRGGA
- a CDS encoding peptide ABC transporter substrate-binding protein; amino-acid sequence: MDMGNPSRARRAAAAAIVILLAGCGGREDAGDGARGVGGPRGRLVIGMQQEPEILNEALNSMVSVVYACNLLFGRFVRHDDAMQLVPDLIREIPTVENGLVSPDHLRYTYRLRQNAMWHDGVPLTSGDVEFTWRVMTHPEINVETRQGWDVIDRIETPNSFTVVFHLREVYANFVGDCFYDESVLPRHLLEKSLGPGFASDPFNRAPVGSGPFVFREWVAGSHIRLEANPRYYGEGPGIAEIVLVFVPDGNALLMQLEAGEIDAIDNAPNALLDVASSLTDVRVYRNAALFNEHLDLNLDHPVLADRRVRRALALAVDRAEISGKIYDGVWIPAWEDDHPSSPYHTGFAAEHNPYDPDGARRLLREAGWRDADGDGIREKEGRPLSLEITTTAGRLNRERTEVVLREQFRRIGVDLTIRNHHPTVLYAGWDDGGVLKRGRFDIALYAFLSPPDPSTKQGTYSADYIPPAGQNNSRIRNEELTKLLALGSATFDPDERRRIYAGVSAIIAEEVPIIPLLWVTQLDAMPVRLRNYRPNPTQSGDTWNAAEWRLE
- a CDS encoding nitroreductase family protein — encoded protein: MSVKKLIEQRRAYRALAPVDVDDSLVRDLATCASLAPSCFNKQPWRFRFVTGGETLDRLFDALSPGNEWARRASMIVAVYSKDELDCLVKGREYYLFDTGLSVSFLVLRATELGLVAHPIAGFDEEEVARALEIPPGMTVITLIVVGRHDPEATDLLGEKQIEAERERPPRLSFGEFAGHDR
- the ccsA gene encoding cytochrome c biogenesis protein CcsA, with protein sequence MSGTPDVQLFWISFWLFLGSTAVFSLFLGFGRRALGRLGAALFIGGFLFLTAGYATRWVLAGHPPFSNMYEYALTMSWTVAFAFIVIIRRFGNLEAGVIVAPVIVMVMVVASMLPKEISRQLMPALQSYWFYIHVSLAAVAEGAFLTAAGGGIFWLVRRGRTRDLVEEIISRSIRIGYPLFTVGALFAGMIWAKNAWGRFWSWDPKETGALVIWLFYTMLLHQNMRGRWFGRTLAVLAIVGFVIILLSFLGNLFLGGLHAYI